One Astatotilapia calliptera chromosome 1, fAstCal1.2, whole genome shotgun sequence DNA segment encodes these proteins:
- the cebpa gene encoding CCAAT/enhancer-binding protein alpha, whose protein sequence is MELSNLYEVAPRPLMNNLNQQPSSGYRDPADLGGEIGDNETSIDLSAYIDPSAFNDDFLADLFHHSSRQDKLKMMNGEYDPVTCGPGPQQLYMSNYMESKMEPLYEHNPPRLRPVAIKQEPRDDEDMNPGMPPTYHHPHPHPQQYSQQQQMPHLQYQIAHCAQTTMHLQPGHPTPPPTPVPSPHQHQHSHPHSQQGGMKLLEQQRGGGKSKKHVDKNSPEYRLRRERNNVAVRKSRDKAKMRNMETQHKVVELTADNERLRRRVEHLTRELDTLRGIFRQLPDGSFKPMGS, encoded by the coding sequence ATGGAGCTCTCTAACCTATACGAGGTCGCACCTCGGCCCCTGATGAACAACCTGAACCAGCAGCCCTCCTCCGGCTACAGAGACCCGGCAGATCTTGGCGGTGAGATCGGAGACAACGAGACCTCCATCGACCTGAGCGCCTACATCGACCCATCAGCGTTCAACGACGACTTCCTGGCTGACCTGTTCCACCACAGCTCCCGACAGGACAAGCTCAAAATGATGAACGGGGAGTACGACCCGGTGACTTGCGGCCCGGGGCCCCAGCAGCTCTACATGTCCAACTACATGGAGTCTAAGATGGAGCCGCTTTACGAGCACAACCCTCCACGCCTCCGACCGGTGGCTATCAAGCAGGAGCCCCGGGACGACGAGGACATGAACCCGGGCATGCCCCCCACCTACCACCACCCGCACCCGCACCCCCAGCAGTactcccagcagcagcagatgccGCACCTCCAGTACCAGATTGCGCACTGCGCACAGACCACCATGCACCTCCAGCCAGGGCACCCTACACCTCCGCCGACCCCAGTGCCCAGCCCGCACCAGCACCAACACTCGCACCCGCACTCGCAGCAGGGCGGCATGAAGCTCCTAGAGCAGCAGAGGGGAGGCGGCAAATCCAAGAAGCACGTTGACAAGAACAGCCCGGAATACCGGCTGAGGCGCGAGCGCAACAACGTGGCCGTGCGCAAGAGCAGGGACAAGGCCAAGATGCGCAACATGGAGACGCAGCACAAGGTGGTGGAGCTGACCGCCGACAACGAGAGACTGAGGCGCAGGGTGGAGCACCTGACCCGCGAGCTGGACACGTTACGGGGCATCTTCAGACAGCTGCCGGACGGTTCCTTCAAACCCATGGGAAGCTGA